The following proteins come from a genomic window of Polyangiaceae bacterium:
- a CDS encoding SDR family oxidoreductase — MRVLVTGASAGIGRAAALSFAHRGFRVFATARRRPRLEALAAAGHGNIHAIELDVCSADSIAKAKERILELTEGYGVDVVVNNAGIALAGPLAEVDDAHVRSQFETNVFGLLAVTRTFLPNMMDRRSGRIVNVSSSGGRISLPLVGAYHASKFAVEALSDSLRWELSPFGIRVSVIEPGPVRTELGDKLLSSALKLGPRSAYAAVLRNADEVKAFAESRMVEPEAIVRDIEHAALAKHPRARYLSPRPMGFLLGLYQLVPTWLSDWVICRATGMTRSRLLLGA; from the coding sequence ATGAGGGTCCTCGTCACCGGCGCCAGCGCGGGAATCGGCCGCGCGGCAGCGCTGAGCTTCGCGCATCGTGGTTTTCGAGTCTTTGCCACCGCTCGTCGGCGTCCGCGGCTGGAGGCGCTTGCCGCGGCCGGTCACGGCAACATCCACGCGATCGAACTGGACGTCTGCTCCGCCGACTCCATCGCCAAGGCCAAGGAGCGCATCTTGGAGCTGACGGAAGGCTACGGCGTGGACGTAGTCGTCAACAACGCCGGGATCGCCCTGGCCGGCCCGCTGGCAGAGGTGGATGACGCTCACGTCCGTAGCCAGTTCGAGACCAACGTGTTCGGACTCTTGGCAGTCACTCGGACGTTCTTGCCCAACATGATGGACCGGCGGAGTGGGCGCATCGTGAACGTGAGCAGCTCCGGGGGACGTATCAGCTTGCCGTTGGTGGGCGCCTACCACGCCAGCAAGTTCGCCGTGGAGGCGCTCTCCGACAGTCTGCGCTGGGAGCTGTCGCCGTTCGGCATTCGCGTGTCGGTGATCGAGCCCGGACCGGTCCGTACTGAGCTGGGGGACAAGCTGCTCTCGTCGGCCCTGAAGCTCGGTCCGCGTTCGGCATATGCCGCGGTGCTGCGCAACGCCGACGAGGTGAAGGCTTTCGCGGAATCGCGTATGGTCGAACCGGAGGCCATCGTCCGCGACATCGAGCACGCGGCGCTGGCCAAGCATCCGCGGGCTCGCTACCTATCGCCGCGGCCGATGGGATTCCTTCTGGGCCTGTACCAGCTGGTGCCCACTTGGCTTTCGGACTGGGTGATCTGCCGCGCCACGGGCATGACGCGCTCGCGCTTGCTGCTGGGCGCCTGA